In a genomic window of Streptococcus mitis NCTC 12261:
- a CDS encoding LytTR family DNA-binding domain-containing protein, whose translation MKLRIEIDSNLEETEIVIKAAALTDEIADLQRLLQESKSPRLIFYKGTGEYYLDLSEILFFETEGSKIYAHTQKDAYEVRLKLYELESILPRYFSRVSKSTIANIRQVYSVDKSFSGTGTISFYQTHKEVHVSRHYQSLLKENLRNMR comes from the coding sequence ATGAAGTTACGAATCGAAATTGACAGCAATTTAGAGGAAACTGAAATTGTCATCAAGGCAGCGGCTTTGACAGATGAGATTGCGGATTTACAGCGCCTCTTGCAAGAATCCAAGTCTCCTAGGTTGATTTTTTACAAGGGAACAGGTGAATATTATCTGGACTTATCAGAAATTCTCTTCTTTGAGACGGAAGGTAGCAAAATTTATGCTCATACCCAGAAAGATGCCTACGAGGTTCGGCTTAAACTCTATGAGTTGGAGTCTATCCTGCCCCGTTATTTCAGTCGGGTATCCAAGTCGACTATTGCAAATATCCGTCAGGTTTACTCGGTGGACAAGTCCTTTTCAGGAACGGGCACCATTTCCTTTTATCAGACCCACAAGGAGGTTCATGTCTCACGACATTACCAATCCCTCCTAAAAGAAAATCTAAGAAACATGAGGTAA
- a CDS encoding ABC transporter ATP-binding protein produces MENKKMSLWKQSKPYLAGLQFALLIAFLATIVSNIITVYGPTRIKEMTNIIASGLETSVDVVAVAAIGGFLAVIYVIGLLSNYLQAFLFTTAIQRFSERLRRAIAEKINSLPLGYFDGHSQGDTLSRVTNDVDTAAQSLNQSLGTVLSSTLLVVAVLVTMFGMNWILALVTVVSTLVGFVFVSVFMGKSQGFFKSQQQDLAAVNGYVEEMYSGHNVVTSYNAIESTKEEFAKLNNRLYDSIWKSQFISGIMMPIMMFIGNFSYALVIIVGAALALNGHISIGIIVAFMAYVRIFSQPLSQIAQGVTSLQQASAAMGRVFEFLAEEEMEDESHKERQLSDMKGQVVFDRVSFGYTPERTIIHDFSATAHAGQKVAIVGPTGAGKTTIVNLLMKFYEIDKGSIRIDGVDTKDMKRSEVHNAFSMVLQDTWLFEGTIRDNLIYNQTGISDERVIEASKAVGIHHFIMTLPDGYDTVLDDTVTLSVGQKQLLTIARALLKDAPLLILDEATSSVDTRTEELIQKAMDRLMEGRTSFVIAHRLSTIRNADLILVMKNGNIIEQGNHDELMAQAGFYADLYNSQFTEDEAEE; encoded by the coding sequence ATGGAAAATAAGAAAATGTCTCTTTGGAAACAGAGCAAACCCTATCTTGCAGGCCTCCAGTTTGCCCTTCTGATAGCCTTTCTAGCAACAATCGTATCCAATATCATTACTGTATATGGTCCAACCCGCATCAAGGAAATGACTAATATTATTGCTAGTGGTCTGGAAACAAGTGTGGATGTCGTGGCGGTTGCAGCTATTGGTGGTTTTTTGGCCGTGATTTATGTGATAGGACTTCTATCAAATTATTTACAGGCATTTCTGTTTACAACAGCTATTCAACGTTTTTCAGAGCGTTTGAGAAGAGCTATTGCAGAGAAAATCAATAGCCTACCATTGGGATATTTTGATGGACATTCTCAAGGAGATACCTTGTCTCGTGTGACCAATGATGTTGATACTGCAGCCCAGTCCCTCAATCAAAGTCTGGGAACAGTTCTTTCATCCACTTTACTGGTCGTGGCAGTCTTGGTAACCATGTTTGGGATGAACTGGATTTTAGCCTTGGTGACGGTTGTTTCAACTCTTGTTGGTTTTGTTTTCGTGTCCGTCTTTATGGGCAAATCACAGGGCTTTTTTAAGAGTCAGCAACAAGATTTGGCAGCTGTCAATGGCTATGTGGAGGAAATGTACTCTGGCCATAATGTGGTGACCAGTTACAATGCTATCGAGAGCACGAAAGAAGAGTTTGCGAAATTAAACAATCGTCTGTATGATAGTATCTGGAAATCTCAATTTATTTCAGGGATTATGATGCCGATTATGATGTTTATTGGGAATTTTAGCTATGCCTTGGTGATTATCGTTGGTGCAGCCTTGGCCTTAAATGGGCACATCAGTATCGGGATTATCGTTGCCTTTATGGCCTACGTTCGTATCTTTTCTCAGCCCCTTTCACAAATTGCCCAAGGGGTTACTAGTCTTCAGCAGGCTAGTGCAGCCATGGGACGTGTCTTCGAATTCCTAGCTGAAGAGGAAATGGAAGACGAATCCCATAAAGAAAGACAATTGAGCGATATGAAAGGTCAAGTAGTCTTTGATCGAGTCTCCTTTGGTTATACACCAGAGCGAACCATTATTCATGACTTTTCTGCGACCGCTCATGCAGGTCAAAAGGTTGCCATTGTCGGACCGACTGGGGCTGGTAAGACAACTATTGTCAATCTTTTGATGAAGTTCTATGAGATTGATAAGGGAAGTATCCGTATCGATGGTGTGGATACCAAGGATATGAAGCGTTCGGAAGTACACAATGCCTTTTCAATGGTCTTGCAGGATACTTGGCTCTTTGAAGGCACTATCCGAGACAATCTCATTTATAACCAAACAGGTATTAGTGATGAGCGCGTGATTGAAGCTAGCAAGGCTGTAGGGATTCACCACTTTATTATGACTCTACCAGATGGTTACGATACCGTCTTGGACGACACAGTGACCTTGTCTGTCGGACAAAAACAACTCTTGACCATCGCTCGTGCTTTGCTGAAAGATGCACCGCTCCTAATCCTAGATGAGGCGACTTCTTCTGTTGATACCCGTACAGAGGAATTGATTCAGAAAGCCATGGATCGTTTGATGGAGGGAAGAACTTCCTTTGTCATCGCTCACCGCTTGTCTACCATCCGAAATGCTGATTTGATTCTTGTTATGAAGAATGGTAATATCATCGAGCAAGGAAATCATGATGAGCTGATGGCGCAAGCTGGTTTCTACGCTGACCTCTACAACAGTCAATTTACAGAAGACGAAGCAGAAGAATAA
- a CDS encoding LiaF transmembrane domain-containing protein codes for MKKKAFGIVLLVLAALILLQGNFGIPSFGGQIWPLLGIAFFAYQSVGALLRRHLTSASFTVLVALMIANHFYGILPIPNQSLFWASILIVIGVSALTHSNRTWNGKKWWYDGKKTILTDKEVAFRTGTFYKQNQELVDDQVEVGFGNAKIYYDNAEILGDSATLKVEVGFGNAVIYVPKHWGVDLKVETFCGVAKADTPLAPTSKTLIIRGDVAFGKLGIVYVK; via the coding sequence ATGAAAAAGAAAGCATTTGGTATTGTGTTGCTAGTATTGGCAGCTTTAATATTATTACAAGGAAATTTTGGAATCCCTTCATTCGGTGGGCAAATTTGGCCCTTGCTTGGTATTGCATTTTTTGCCTATCAATCAGTTGGAGCTTTGTTGCGTCGTCACTTAACTTCAGCCTCTTTTACAGTTCTAGTAGCCTTAATGATTGCTAACCACTTTTATGGCATTTTACCAATTCCCAATCAGTCATTGTTCTGGGCAAGTATTTTAATCGTAATAGGTGTCAGCGCACTCACTCATTCTAACAGAACTTGGAATGGGAAAAAATGGTGGTATGATGGTAAAAAGACCATTCTTACAGATAAGGAAGTTGCTTTTAGGACTGGGACTTTCTACAAGCAAAATCAAGAATTGGTAGACGACCAAGTAGAAGTTGGTTTTGGAAATGCCAAGATATATTATGACAATGCAGAGATTTTAGGAGATAGCGCAACTCTGAAAGTGGAAGTCGGTTTTGGGAATGCAGTTATCTATGTTCCTAAACATTGGGGAGTTGATTTAAAGGTAGAAACTTTCTGTGGCGTAGCCAAGGCAGATACTCCTCTAGCGCCAACCAGCAAAACCTTGATTATCCGTGGAGATGTGGCCTTTGGGAAGTTGGGAATTGTCTACGTTAAATAA
- a CDS encoding MarR family winged helix-turn-helix transcriptional regulator: MDKPMLVFKRFGHQIHLMVQKEAKRCGIEFMGGPQGQVLHFLDHCEQKEELVLIKDIEQELNITKSVASNLVKRMVQNGLVELEASPSDKRAKFVRLTDKARSQMQQVKSFFERIDKKLMEDIDEDELLIFEKVLGQLQENIKRIGGDNEEIS; this comes from the coding sequence ATGGATAAACCGATGTTAGTCTTTAAGCGTTTTGGTCATCAGATTCACCTGATGGTGCAAAAGGAAGCCAAACGTTGTGGTATTGAATTTATGGGTGGGCCTCAAGGGCAGGTTCTGCATTTTTTAGATCATTGTGAACAAAAAGAGGAACTGGTCCTGATTAAGGATATCGAGCAGGAACTCAATATTACCAAGTCTGTTGCTAGTAATTTGGTCAAGCGTATGGTGCAAAATGGTTTGGTGGAATTGGAGGCGAGTCCTAGCGATAAGCGGGCAAAATTTGTTCGTTTGACGGACAAAGCACGTTCTCAGATGCAACAGGTTAAGTCTTTTTTTGAACGAATAGACAAGAAGTTGATGGAAGACATTGATGAAGATGAATTACTGATTTTTGAGAAAGTTCTCGGTCAACTACAGGAAAATATCAAGAGAATAGGAGGAGATAATGAAGAAATTAGCTAA
- a CDS encoding phosphatase PAP2 family protein, with product MKNYQEWYDHIAGNIGNKPFLLSLLRTFNRFMTVVMPMIYLTLLATTYLQQGLGKQVGIYLFIPASGFVILSFLRKKINAPRPYEEWTIKPLLDRDSPGQSMPSRHVFSATIISMACLHASLSVGVILLVLSAFLGLVRVLGGVHYPKDVVVGYICGLVWGVILFLC from the coding sequence ATGAAAAATTATCAAGAATGGTATGACCACATTGCCGGTAACATTGGAAATAAGCCCTTTCTTCTGAGCTTGTTAAGAACTTTCAATCGGTTCATGACAGTAGTTATGCCTATGATTTATCTAACCTTGTTAGCAACTACCTATCTCCAACAAGGACTTGGGAAACAGGTCGGGATCTATTTGTTTATTCCAGCGTCAGGTTTTGTGATTTTGTCCTTTCTTCGTAAGAAAATCAATGCCCCTAGGCCTTATGAGGAATGGACTATTAAACCCTTGCTTGACAGAGATAGTCCTGGTCAGTCAATGCCCAGTCGTCATGTCTTTTCAGCAACCATTATCTCCATGGCTTGCTTACATGCTAGTTTATCTGTAGGGGTTATCTTGTTGGTCTTGTCAGCTTTCCTCGGTCTAGTAAGAGTCTTAGGGGGAGTGCATTATCCCAAGGATGTAGTGGTTGGCTATATTTGTGGTCTTGTGTGGGGTGTGATTTTATTTCTATGTTGA
- the rpmB gene encoding 50S ribosomal protein L28 has protein sequence MAKVCYFTGRKTVSGNNRSHAMNQTKRAVKPNLQKVTVLIDGKPKKVWASARALKSGKVERV, from the coding sequence ATGGCTAAAGTATGTTACTTTACAGGTCGTAAGACTGTATCAGGAAACAACCGTTCACACGCGATGAACCAAACAAAACGTGCCGTAAAACCAAACCTTCAAAAAGTTACTGTTCTTATCGATGGTAAACCTAAAAAAGTTTGGGCTTCAGCTCGTGCTTTGAAATCAGGTAAAGTTGAACGCGTTTAA
- a CDS encoding ABC transporter ATP-binding protein, which yields MKKLAKRISRKEWGMILLAILFTCFSVYLELEVPTYISKITDLLGSQGTNLDELWQPAGMMVGMSFFAFLSAVAVGFFASRVAASYTSRLRSDIFNRVLDYSQTEIKRFSIPSLLTRTTNDITQVQMLITMGLQVVTRGPIMAIWAIGKILGHSEYWLWAVLVAVIVNVLMTTVLMTLAFPKQSLIQGLTDKLNSITRESLTGIRVVRAYNAEEYQNEKFAAANDELTRLNLFVNRLMAILNPIMMGISSGLSVAIYWIGAYVINDAAPIARLPLFSDMIVFMSYAMQVVMGFLLMGALFIVLPRTIVSAKRINQVLDLHSSIQNPAQVQLADENLKGQVEFKDVTFRYAANSEAVIEHVSFRAETGQTVAFIGSTGSGKSTLVNLIPRFYDVSEGEILVDGVNVQDYALEDLRNKVGYIPQKAVLFSGDVKGNLDFGQSLETPLSEQAMWQALELAQSKNFIEDKEAGLASEVSQGGTNFSGGQRQRLAIARALARKPEILIFDDSFSALDYKTDRVLRQELVEKTKSMTKLIVAQRISTIMDADLILVLDQGKVVGQGTHKELLANNEVYQEIAYSQLSKEELEHGK from the coding sequence ATGAAGAAATTAGCTAAACGAATTAGTAGAAAAGAATGGGGGATGATTTTACTAGCCATTCTCTTTACCTGCTTTTCAGTCTACCTAGAGTTGGAAGTTCCGACCTATATCTCGAAAATTACGGATTTGCTGGGAAGTCAAGGAACCAACTTGGATGAGTTATGGCAACCAGCAGGTATGATGGTCGGAATGTCTTTTTTTGCCTTCTTATCCGCAGTCGCAGTTGGATTTTTTGCATCCCGAGTGGCGGCTTCTTATACTAGTAGGCTGAGAAGTGATATTTTTAACCGAGTTTTGGATTACTCGCAGACAGAGATTAAGAGATTCTCTATTCCCAGTCTTTTAACTCGTACCACCAATGACATTACTCAAGTTCAGATGTTGATTACCATGGGCTTGCAAGTAGTTACGCGTGGTCCGATTATGGCTATCTGGGCTATCGGGAAGATTTTAGGTCATTCAGAATACTGGCTCTGGGCCGTACTTGTGGCAGTGATTGTCAACGTTCTGATGACGACTGTTTTGATGACGCTAGCCTTTCCAAAACAGTCCTTGATTCAGGGGCTGACTGATAAACTGAACAGTATCACTCGTGAGAGTTTAACAGGTATTCGCGTCGTTCGCGCCTACAATGCTGAAGAATACCAAAATGAAAAATTTGCAGCAGCAAATGATGAATTGACACGCTTGAATTTGTTTGTCAACCGTCTTATGGCTATTTTGAACCCTATCATGATGGGAATTTCAAGTGGTTTGAGTGTGGCGATTTACTGGATTGGGGCCTATGTGATTAACGACGCTGCTCCGATAGCACGTCTGCCTCTCTTTAGTGATATGATTGTTTTCATGTCTTATGCCATGCAGGTTGTCATGGGCTTCCTTCTCATGGGAGCACTCTTCATCGTTCTTCCCCGAACTATAGTCTCTGCTAAGCGCATTAATCAAGTTTTAGATTTGCATTCTTCTATCCAAAACCCTGCTCAAGTGCAGCTGGCTGATGAAAACCTCAAAGGTCAGGTCGAATTTAAGGATGTGACCTTCCGCTATGCGGCAAATTCGGAGGCAGTTATCGAGCATGTTAGCTTTAGAGCAGAAACTGGTCAAACAGTGGCCTTTATTGGGTCAACAGGTTCTGGTAAATCAACTCTAGTCAATCTGATTCCACGTTTCTACGATGTGTCAGAAGGAGAAATTCTGGTGGACGGTGTCAATGTTCAAGACTATGCTCTAGAAGATTTGCGCAACAAAGTTGGTTATATTCCTCAGAAAGCGGTTCTCTTTTCAGGTGATGTCAAGGGCAATCTAGACTTTGGACAAAGTCTAGAAACACCGCTTAGTGAGCAGGCTATGTGGCAGGCTTTGGAGTTGGCCCAGTCTAAGAACTTTATCGAAGACAAGGAAGCGGGCTTAGCGTCAGAAGTGTCCCAAGGAGGAACCAACTTCTCAGGTGGTCAAAGACAGCGTCTAGCAATTGCGCGTGCCTTAGCTCGGAAGCCAGAAATCCTCATCTTTGACGACTCCTTCTCAGCCTTGGACTACAAGACAGACCGTGTCCTACGCCAAGAGTTAGTAGAGAAAACCAAGTCTATGACCAAGCTTATTGTCGCACAGCGTATTTCAACGATTATGGATGCAGATTTGATTTTGGTCTTGGATCAAGGAAAAGTCGTGGGACAAGGCACCCACAAGGAACTTCTAGCTAATAATGAAGTTTACCAAGAAATTGCCTATTCACAACTATCGAAGGAGGAATTGGAACATGGAAAATAA